Proteins from one Legionella taurinensis genomic window:
- a CDS encoding 2-oxo acid dehydrogenase subunit E2 — protein sequence MSELNEFLRTAWGSEQWILEGWNKITEEEKNLIRQRMDELFKDGLPFELKNHKLLYVFTFSLLAQLEVLAIQVPLKFQDKMSSEEHRQRMRVQFLDEIFHGLVFTKIVYMLSAPHAMPPAYNEHIEVLCNFIRNEDCPKVAVMLLNLIGEGWIEEIFYSLKKQGVAPRVFETIIDDEHRHVCEADLYKDIGLPDMDEVREKMAFLEEQLLTNIFLQYKYMFSVCSLLGVDGTIDFLQSLNQKHLQQLEKINLKPSDNWQFFMKVGEELFPRIREMSELHYAVEMTPIRKVFMTQWSDPSDPTMVGEFNLNISCIDFFNKKFPPETVTILMLQAVSQGLSETDSFRSFLNYRQLFQSKEAYMGLIVKLPDCGDHIGTIVFENCHRMAFQEIAVRVRNIMKMMVYCFKKREYLEKTYPHLSVKLEKMLYELATDGYDYPLPGNAVVSLSNIGFCGYVRTKSPLRCNEAMKFTLLEVDRKPVWNKETQAFEPQDILPVSISADHRIFDGNIPVPKMVQGYFNQMFAKFLEDLANPPTLIPDTQEAQLFKVMEELITRNVELAYKTLLVLQTYWVDPLRVETLLSEELRQELESNPPEGFYQ from the coding sequence GTGAGTGAGCTTAATGAATTTCTCCGTACAGCCTGGGGTTCTGAGCAATGGATTCTGGAAGGCTGGAACAAAATCACGGAAGAGGAAAAAAATCTTATTCGCCAACGTATGGATGAACTGTTCAAAGACGGTCTACCTTTTGAATTGAAGAATCATAAACTATTGTATGTTTTTACGTTTTCCTTACTGGCTCAACTCGAAGTCCTTGCCATTCAGGTGCCTTTAAAATTTCAGGACAAAATGTCCTCTGAAGAACACCGGCAGCGTATGCGGGTACAATTCCTGGATGAAATTTTCCATGGCTTGGTGTTTACCAAAATTGTGTACATGCTTTCAGCCCCTCATGCAATGCCGCCAGCTTACAATGAACACATCGAAGTATTGTGTAATTTTATTCGTAACGAAGACTGCCCTAAAGTGGCGGTGATGCTGCTTAATCTTATTGGTGAAGGCTGGATTGAAGAAATTTTTTATAGTCTTAAAAAGCAAGGTGTCGCTCCGCGGGTGTTTGAGACCATCATTGACGATGAGCACCGCCATGTGTGTGAAGCCGATCTATACAAAGACATTGGTTTGCCTGATATGGACGAAGTCCGTGAAAAAATGGCCTTTCTTGAAGAGCAGTTGCTGACCAATATTTTTTTGCAATACAAATACATGTTTTCCGTCTGTTCGTTACTGGGTGTGGATGGCACCATTGATTTCCTGCAGTCGCTTAACCAGAAACACCTGCAGCAGCTTGAAAAAATTAATTTAAAGCCCAGCGACAACTGGCAATTTTTCATGAAAGTAGGCGAAGAGCTTTTTCCACGAATTCGTGAGATGTCAGAATTGCATTACGCGGTGGAGATGACCCCGATTCGAAAGGTCTTCATGACGCAATGGAGCGATCCCTCCGACCCCACCATGGTTGGTGAATTTAATCTCAACATCAGCTGCATCGATTTCTTTAATAAAAAATTCCCTCCTGAAACCGTTACTATTCTCATGCTACAGGCTGTCAGCCAGGGGTTAAGTGAAACGGATTCGTTCCGATCATTCTTAAATTACCGGCAATTGTTTCAAAGTAAAGAAGCCTACATGGGTTTAATTGTTAAATTGCCTGATTGCGGCGATCACATCGGCACCATCGTTTTTGAAAATTGCCATCGCATGGCCTTTCAGGAAATTGCCGTTCGTGTTCGCAATATCATGAAAATGATGGTTTATTGCTTTAAAAAGCGTGAGTACCTTGAAAAAACCTACCCTCATTTAAGTGTTAAGCTCGAAAAAATGCTCTATGAACTGGCAACCGATGGCTATGATTACCCCTTGCCAGGTAATGCAGTGGTGTCATTAAGTAATATTGGATTTTGCGGCTACGTGCGCACCAAATCGCCTCTGCGCTGCAATGAAGCCATGAAGTTTACGCTCCTGGAAGTTGATCGGAAGCCCGTGTGGAATAAAGAAACGCAGGCATTTGAGCCTCAGGATATTCTACCAGTATCGATCAGCGCTGATCATCGTATTTTTGATGGCAACATCCCGGTGCCAAAAATGGTGCAGGGTTATTTTAACCAGATGTTTGCCAAGTTCCTTGAGGATTTAGCCAACCCGCCAACGCTCATACCGGATACGCAGGAAGCGCAACTGTTTAAAGTGATGGAAGAATTAATTACGCGAAATGTGGAGCTGGCTTACAAAACACTGCTGGTTCTGCAAACCTACTGGGTTGACCCGTTACGGGTTGAAACCCTGCTCAGTGAAGAATTAAGACAGGAATTAGAAAGTAACCCGCCTGAAGGCTTTTATCAATAA
- a CDS encoding Dam family site-specific DNA-(adenine-N6)-methyltransferase: MNKTKPFLKWAGNKFHCLEFILKSLPPAQRLIEPFAGSGAVFINSSYASYLLAERNLDLITLYNHLREEGNDFIDYCEHYFIPPNNSPQQYYHLRQQFNQTPPSRERAALFLYLNRHGYNGLCRFNLKGFYNVPFGRYRRPYFPRQEMRLFHQRSQSVQFIHADFRETFAMAGKGDIVYCDPPYVPLSASASFSSYIDKRFSERDQIELAELAIASANKGVTVVISNHDTAFTRYHYRDSDIISFPVKRLISCKAHQRRPVQELVAVFR; encoded by the coding sequence ATGAACAAAACCAAACCCTTTTTAAAATGGGCAGGAAACAAATTCCACTGCCTGGAATTCATCTTGAAATCCCTCCCGCCCGCTCAACGCCTGATAGAGCCTTTTGCGGGTTCCGGAGCGGTCTTTATCAATTCGAGTTATGCTTCCTATCTCCTCGCCGAGCGCAATCTTGACTTAATTACGCTTTACAATCACCTGCGTGAAGAAGGCAATGACTTTATCGATTATTGCGAGCACTACTTTATTCCTCCCAACAATTCGCCACAACAGTATTACCACCTGCGGCAACAATTCAATCAAACCCCGCCGTCGCGGGAACGCGCGGCCTTGTTCCTTTATTTAAATCGCCATGGGTATAACGGGTTATGCCGGTTTAATCTGAAAGGATTTTATAATGTGCCTTTTGGCCGTTACCGCAGGCCTTATTTTCCCAGACAGGAAATGAGGCTGTTCCATCAACGCAGCCAGTCTGTGCAGTTTATTCACGCGGATTTCCGTGAGACCTTTGCCATGGCAGGAAAAGGCGACATCGTCTATTGCGACCCACCCTATGTTCCGCTGTCAGCCAGTGCCAGTTTCTCGTCCTACATTGACAAGCGATTCAGCGAGCGTGATCAAATTGAATTGGCGGAACTGGCCATAGCCTCAGCAAACAAAGGCGTCACCGTGGTCATTTCTAATCATGATACTGCGTTTACCCGTTACCATTACCGGGACAGCGACATCATTTCCTTTCCGGTCAAGCGTCTGATCAGTTGCAAAGCGCATCAACGGCGACCGGTTCAAGAACTTGTCGCCGTGTTTCGATGA
- a CDS encoding MFS transporter produces MQTLTIKSISKRQAILGSLICAVGAFFYCYEFVLRILPGALQSELSAAFGHISATTFGELSAFYYFAYSPMQLPVGMLMDRFGPRRLLTFACLCCALGSWMFTITSSMLIAGSGRFLVGFGSSFAFVGVLSLALQWLPRRYFSLVAGLITTLGMLGLVYGEVKITDIAETMGWLHVLNLMVTIGGVLTLIIFLIVRDGPEGKPASQIPMPEFWQNVRFVLLSPQVWLVGFVGACLYTSLSVFGELWGKTYLEQAHHLSKIEAAHSISAMFLGWAVGAPLAGYFSDLTGRRVLFLVIGAILGLGCISLVLYYPGLSYFWLNVLLFFYGVFSATEIIVFIMGKENSGAKLSGTVFAAVNMIVTLGGVIFQPLVGKLLDTFGDSHLVNGEHVYTVVDYQVALSVLPISLLLVAIFAFFMKDATSTHH; encoded by the coding sequence ATGCAGACGCTAACCATTAAGTCAATCAGTAAAAGACAGGCTATCCTGGGTAGCCTGATTTGTGCAGTAGGAGCCTTTTTCTACTGCTACGAATTCGTCTTACGCATTCTTCCGGGGGCCTTGCAGAGCGAACTGAGTGCTGCTTTTGGGCATATTTCAGCCACGACCTTTGGTGAATTATCCGCATTTTATTATTTTGCCTATTCACCCATGCAGTTGCCAGTAGGGATGTTGATGGATCGCTTCGGTCCGAGGCGTCTGCTGACTTTTGCCTGTTTGTGCTGTGCCCTGGGTTCCTGGATGTTTACCATCACGTCATCCATGCTCATTGCCGGCAGTGGCCGATTTTTAGTGGGCTTTGGTTCTTCCTTCGCGTTTGTCGGCGTTCTATCGCTGGCCCTGCAGTGGCTTCCCCGGCGTTATTTTTCTCTGGTTGCAGGATTAATCACCACACTGGGTATGCTGGGTTTAGTCTACGGTGAAGTAAAAATCACCGACATTGCCGAGACCATGGGCTGGTTGCATGTGTTGAACCTGATGGTCACCATTGGCGGCGTGCTGACGCTAATTATTTTCTTAATCGTCCGCGATGGCCCCGAAGGGAAGCCTGCCAGTCAGATTCCCATGCCTGAATTCTGGCAGAATGTCCGTTTTGTGCTGCTGTCGCCGCAAGTCTGGCTTGTTGGTTTTGTAGGGGCCTGCCTGTACACCTCCCTTTCAGTTTTTGGTGAATTATGGGGCAAAACGTATCTGGAACAGGCGCATCACTTGAGTAAGATTGAAGCGGCTCATTCGATTTCCGCCATGTTCCTTGGCTGGGCCGTCGGTGCGCCTTTGGCAGGCTATTTCTCCGACTTAACCGGCCGACGCGTGTTGTTCCTAGTGATCGGAGCGATTCTGGGATTGGGATGCATCAGTCTGGTGCTTTATTATCCGGGATTGTCCTATTTCTGGCTCAACGTGTTGTTGTTTTTTTACGGGGTGTTCAGCGCCACCGAAATTATCGTGTTTATCATGGGTAAAGAAAACAGCGGCGCCAAGTTATCAGGAACCGTTTTTGCCGCCGTGAACATGATTGTGACTTTAGGCGGTGTGATTTTCCAACCGTTGGTGGGTAAGTTGCTGGATACCTTTGGCGACAGCCATTTAGTCAACGGCGAACACGTCTACACGGTGGTGGATTATCAGGTTGCGCTCTCGGTGCTGCCCATTTCCTTACTGTTAGTGGCCATTTTTGCTTTTTTCATGAAAGACGCCACGTCCACTCACCACTAA
- a CDS encoding MFS transporter, producing the protein MNEKKYMVMAWLICGLGALYYSYEYLLRISPSVMEPALREHFNLSATGFGLLSAFYYYAYVPLQIPVGVLLDRYGPRLLLTLACMVCVIGTFIFCGTQLFWVAAVGRFLVGFGSAFAFVGVLKLATIWLPEDKLAMVSGMASALGTIGAMLGDNLLGYMVIKLGWRETVNYTAIFGIGLIFVLWYGIRDRHRNQRQSGTVENFRQSMTDLGIIARNKQIWINGMYGCLVYLPATVFAELWGIPYLKNAHGLSLEAADLANSLLFLGFTIGAPLFGLLSDKLKRRKLPMVIGAVGAAIVMMMVLYMPGLTEVGIDSLMFVLGLLYSAQCIVFAVGRELSPNEAAGTAIAMTNMIVMLGAMFLQPLVGRLLDFSLSVHTHAAGLDALSTDKLAQLYTASDYQFALSIIPLGIVLAAILTFFLDETHADANH; encoded by the coding sequence ATGAATGAAAAAAAATACATGGTCATGGCCTGGTTAATTTGTGGTCTTGGTGCTCTGTATTACAGCTATGAGTATTTATTAAGAATATCCCCCAGTGTGATGGAGCCTGCATTAAGGGAACATTTTAATTTGTCTGCAACCGGTTTCGGGTTGTTATCCGCCTTTTATTATTACGCTTATGTTCCTTTGCAAATTCCCGTAGGTGTCCTGCTGGACCGCTACGGTCCCCGCCTGTTACTGACTCTGGCCTGCATGGTTTGTGTCATCGGTACCTTTATTTTCTGCGGTACGCAATTGTTCTGGGTAGCGGCAGTTGGCCGTTTTCTCGTGGGTTTTGGATCCGCATTCGCTTTTGTCGGCGTATTGAAACTGGCCACCATCTGGTTACCGGAAGACAAGCTGGCGATGGTGTCCGGTATGGCTTCCGCGCTGGGTACCATTGGTGCCATGCTTGGCGATAATTTATTGGGATACATGGTTATCAAACTGGGTTGGCGTGAAACAGTAAACTACACTGCCATTTTTGGCATTGGTTTAATTTTTGTCCTTTGGTACGGTATTCGCGACAGGCATCGCAACCAGCGTCAAAGCGGTACGGTGGAAAATTTCCGTCAAAGCATGACGGATTTAGGCATCATCGCCCGCAACAAACAAATCTGGATCAATGGCATGTATGGCTGCCTGGTTTACCTGCCGGCTACGGTGTTTGCTGAACTCTGGGGCATTCCCTATTTAAAAAATGCGCACGGTTTATCACTGGAAGCCGCTGATTTAGCCAATTCCTTGCTTTTCCTTGGTTTTACGATTGGCGCACCTTTATTCGGGTTGCTCTCGGATAAATTGAAACGGCGTAAATTGCCGATGGTCATCGGTGCGGTGGGAGCGGCCATTGTCATGATGATGGTTCTTTACATGCCGGGATTGACAGAGGTTGGCATTGACTCACTGATGTTTGTGTTAGGCCTGCTTTACAGCGCGCAATGCATCGTATTTGCCGTAGGCCGTGAGTTAAGCCCGAATGAAGCGGCGGGAACGGCCATTGCCATGACCAACATGATTGTCATGTTGGGCGCCATGTTCCTGCAACCCCTGGTTGGCCGCTTACTGGATTTCAGTTTGTCGGTCCATACGCACGCTGCCGGCTTGGATGCGCTCTCTACGGATAAACTGGCGCAACTGTATACGGCCAGCGATTATCAATTTGCCTTATCCATTATTCCTTTAGGGATTGTGTTGGCCGCCATATTAACTTTCTTTTTAGATGAGACTCATGCAGACGCTAACCATTAA
- a CDS encoding malic enzyme-like NAD(P)-binding protein yields the protein MDKDELKQRALHYHEFPKAGKLAVNVTKPTNSQDDLSLAYTPGVAEPVLAIADNPNDVFRYTGKGNLVAVMTNGTAVLGLGNVGPLASKPVMEGKAVLFKRFADIDVFDIEIDADNPQAFISTAKRIAPTFGGINLEDIKAPECFEIEQALIEQLDIPVFHDDQHGTAIVVAAGLLNALDLKKKKLSDVRIVCIGAGAAGIASMRLLVALGADKENMLLLDSKGVIHTGREDLNSYKFAFARKTDRRTLADALVDADVFIGVAKPDLLNADLLKLMAPDPVIFALSNPDPEIRPEIAHRYRDDLIIATGRSDYPNQVNNVLCFPYIFRGALDVRATCINQSMQIAAVEAIRQLVLEPVPQVVKDNYPGVENWDFGPHYIIPKPIDPRLKDKVAQAVAKAAIASGVSRIERAPN from the coding sequence TTGGATAAAGATGAGTTAAAGCAACGCGCCCTGCATTATCATGAGTTTCCCAAAGCAGGGAAACTCGCTGTCAATGTAACCAAGCCGACGAATTCCCAGGATGATTTATCCTTAGCTTATACTCCGGGTGTTGCTGAACCCGTGCTTGCCATTGCTGACAACCCCAACGATGTCTTTCGATACACTGGCAAAGGAAACCTGGTGGCTGTGATGACCAATGGAACGGCAGTTCTCGGACTTGGGAATGTCGGGCCCCTGGCCAGCAAGCCGGTCATGGAAGGAAAGGCCGTGCTTTTTAAACGGTTTGCTGACATCGATGTTTTTGACATTGAAATCGATGCCGATAACCCCCAGGCCTTTATATCAACGGCCAAACGCATTGCCCCAACCTTTGGTGGCATTAATCTGGAAGACATTAAAGCGCCGGAGTGCTTTGAGATAGAGCAGGCCCTGATTGAACAACTGGATATTCCTGTTTTCCATGACGATCAGCACGGTACAGCCATCGTGGTCGCCGCCGGTTTGCTTAACGCACTGGATTTGAAAAAGAAAAAACTGTCTGATGTCCGCATTGTCTGCATTGGCGCCGGCGCGGCCGGTATAGCCTCCATGCGTTTGTTGGTTGCCTTGGGTGCTGACAAGGAAAACATGCTGTTGCTGGACAGCAAGGGCGTCATTCACACCGGCCGGGAAGATCTCAATTCGTATAAATTTGCTTTCGCACGTAAAACCGATCGCCGCACCCTGGCGGATGCGCTTGTGGACGCGGACGTGTTTATCGGTGTGGCCAAACCAGACTTATTAAATGCGGATTTACTAAAATTAATGGCGCCTGATCCCGTCATTTTTGCCCTGTCTAATCCTGATCCGGAAATCAGACCGGAGATAGCTCACCGTTACCGGGATGATTTAATTATCGCCACAGGACGCAGTGACTACCCTAATCAGGTGAACAATGTCTTGTGCTTTCCATACATCTTCAGGGGGGCGCTGGATGTACGTGCCACGTGCATCAATCAGTCAATGCAGATTGCTGCTGTTGAAGCCATCCGTCAATTGGTTCTCGAACCAGTACCTCAAGTCGTTAAGGACAATTATCCCGGTGTGGAAAACTGGGATTTTGGACCTCACTACATCATTCCCAAGCCGATTGATCCCCGCTTGAAAGACAAAGTAGCCCAGGCAGTCGCCAAAGCTGCAATAGCAAGCGGTGTCAGTCGGATTGAGCGCGCACCGAATTAA
- the rpmE gene encoding 50S ribosomal protein L31 → MQASIHPEYKTIKVSCSCGHTFETGSTLAHDLAIEVCAECHPFYTGKQKLVDTGGRVQKFRDRYKKKD, encoded by the coding sequence ATGCAAGCTTCAATACATCCAGAATACAAAACAATTAAAGTCAGCTGCAGTTGCGGACATACTTTTGAAACCGGTTCAACGTTAGCGCATGATCTGGCTATCGAGGTTTGTGCTGAATGCCATCCTTTTTATACTGGTAAGCAAAAGCTGGTTGATACGGGCGGACGTGTTCAGAAATTCCGTGATCGTTATAAAAAGAAAGATTAA
- a CDS encoding carbonic anhydrase produces MRIIKGISLAMLLSTSAFAANETAAPVAPVDDSLPIAKVTTASKLLRITPRQALLRLKEGNQRFLSGNRQKRDYLAQAKMASYGQYPWAVVLNCMDSRSVPELFFDQGLADLFILRVAGNVLNDDILGSMEFATKAVGSRLIVVLGHTSCGAVVGACKDVHLGHLDSVLDKISPLVAPTKKETQLDSCTDPALINAIAKNNALRVVQQIVQRSPIIKELIDQGQVGIVAGIHDIKTGQVTFFEEGRLLPDRKN; encoded by the coding sequence ATGAGAATAATAAAAGGAATTAGTCTGGCCATGCTGCTTTCAACGTCTGCCTTCGCAGCCAATGAAACAGCCGCTCCTGTTGCTCCAGTGGATGATTCACTGCCCATTGCCAAGGTCACCACGGCATCCAAGCTGCTGCGCATTACCCCCCGGCAGGCCTTGTTGCGTTTGAAAGAGGGGAATCAGCGCTTTTTAAGCGGCAATCGGCAAAAGCGTGATTACCTGGCCCAGGCCAAGATGGCTTCTTACGGGCAATACCCTTGGGCTGTGGTGCTGAACTGCATGGATTCACGCAGTGTACCTGAATTGTTTTTTGATCAGGGGCTGGCTGATTTGTTTATTTTGCGTGTGGCCGGAAACGTGCTTAACGATGATATCTTAGGCAGCATGGAATTCGCCACCAAGGCCGTTGGCTCTCGTCTGATTGTTGTTCTGGGCCATACCTCCTGTGGCGCGGTAGTGGGTGCCTGCAAAGACGTTCATTTAGGTCATTTGGACAGCGTTTTGGATAAAATCAGTCCGCTGGTTGCCCCGACCAAGAAAGAAACCCAGTTGGATAGCTGTACGGATCCTGCCTTGATTAACGCCATTGCTAAAAACAATGCATTACGCGTTGTTCAACAAATAGTCCAGCGAAGTCCTATCATTAAAGAGTTAATCGATCAGGGACAAGTGGGTATTGTTGCCGGTATTCACGACATTAAAACCGGTCAGGTCACTTTCTTTGAAGAGGGACGATTATTGCCTGATCGAAAAAATTGA
- the xth gene encoding exodeoxyribonuclease III, with protein MLKLASWNVNSLKIRLDQVLAWLDATQTDVLALQETKLIDEQFPVQCFTERGFEVVYSGQKSYNGVAVISRHPMTEVARDIPGLDDPQRRILAVTVAGIRLINLYIPNGSMVNSEKYHYKLSWLTRVKGYIEEQLALHPKLAVVGDFNIAPEDRDVHDPAEWVGSVLVSPLERQAFFDMINLGLTDSFRLFEQEEKLFSWWDYRAAGFRRNRGLRIDHLLLSSELTACCLRSTIDKEPRKHERPSDHAPVMVELDI; from the coding sequence GTGCTTAAGTTAGCGAGTTGGAATGTCAATTCCTTAAAAATTCGTCTGGATCAGGTATTAGCCTGGCTTGATGCCACGCAAACGGATGTTTTAGCCTTACAGGAAACCAAGCTCATTGATGAGCAATTTCCGGTCCAGTGTTTTACAGAGCGCGGCTTTGAGGTCGTGTATTCCGGCCAGAAAAGCTACAACGGCGTGGCCGTCATTAGTCGTCACCCCATGACTGAGGTTGCTCGCGATATCCCTGGACTGGATGATCCACAACGGCGTATTCTAGCGGTGACTGTCGCTGGTATACGCCTTATCAATCTTTACATTCCCAATGGTTCGATGGTGAATTCCGAAAAATACCATTATAAATTATCCTGGTTAACCCGGGTAAAGGGCTACATTGAAGAACAATTGGCCCTGCATCCTAAATTGGCGGTGGTGGGGGATTTTAATATCGCCCCAGAAGACAGGGATGTGCACGACCCGGCCGAATGGGTGGGTTCTGTACTGGTCAGTCCGCTGGAGCGGCAAGCCTTTTTTGACATGATTAACCTCGGTTTGACCGACAGCTTCCGTTTATTTGAGCAGGAAGAAAAACTATTCAGCTGGTGGGATTACCGCGCGGCAGGGTTTCGACGCAATCGCGGGTTGCGTATTGATCACTTACTTTTAAGCAGTGAATTGACCGCTTGCTGTCTTCGCTCTACCATTGACAAAGAGCCGCGTAAACATGAACGACCTTCTGATCATGCACCGGTGATGGTTGAACTTGACATCTGA
- a CDS encoding exodeoxyribonuclease III — translation MKVISFNANGIRAAARNGFYEWLLTQDADFVCLQETKSQVCQLLPEELYFPRDYYCDFYDAEKKGYSGVAIFSKHRPERVIKGLGFDYCDKEGRYIQFDYPKLSVVSLYLPSGTSGDGRQEVKYDFLKRFAEHLLALKEKGKELIICGDYNIAHKKIDLKNWRSNQKNSGFLPDERAWMDQLFGAMGFVDAFRVRNQEEEQYTWWSYRSRAWEKNVGWRIDYQVITPGLTESVDSVYIHREGRWSDHAPLIIDYKGDWCLS, via the coding sequence GTGAAAGTTATCAGTTTTAATGCCAATGGTATTCGCGCCGCCGCCAGAAATGGTTTCTATGAGTGGCTGCTGACACAGGACGCGGATTTTGTCTGCCTCCAGGAAACCAAATCCCAGGTCTGTCAATTGCTGCCTGAGGAGCTGTACTTTCCCCGCGATTATTATTGTGATTTCTATGATGCTGAAAAAAAAGGCTACAGCGGCGTTGCCATTTTTTCCAAACACAGGCCAGAGCGCGTCATCAAAGGCCTGGGATTTGATTATTGCGACAAAGAAGGGCGTTACATTCAATTTGATTACCCCAAATTAAGTGTTGTTTCCCTGTACCTGCCCTCAGGAACCAGCGGCGATGGACGTCAGGAGGTAAAATACGATTTCCTCAAACGCTTTGCCGAGCACCTGCTTGCTCTTAAGGAAAAGGGTAAAGAATTGATTATTTGCGGCGATTACAACATTGCTCATAAAAAAATTGATTTGAAAAACTGGCGCAGCAACCAGAAAAATTCCGGGTTTTTGCCGGACGAGCGGGCATGGATGGACCAACTGTTCGGTGCGATGGGCTTTGTCGATGCGTTCCGTGTCCGTAATCAGGAAGAAGAACAGTACACCTGGTGGTCTTATCGCAGCCGTGCCTGGGAAAAGAATGTCGGGTGGAGAATCGATTACCAGGTCATTACCCCGGGTTTAACCGAGAGCGTGGATAGCGTGTACATCCATCGTGAAGGCCGTTGGTCGGATCATGCGCCGTTGATTATCGATTACAAGGGGGATTGGTGCTTAAGTTAG
- the wrbA gene encoding NAD(P)H:quinone oxidoreductase, producing MARPYVLVLYYSRSGATAQLAQYIARGIESVDGMEARIRTVPPVSTTCEAVDSPIPDKGAPYATLDDLKNCNGLALGSPTRFGNMAAPLKYFLDQTTPLWLAGDLVDKPACVFSSSASMHGGQETTLTSMMIPLLHQGMVILGLPYTEPQLNTTQSGGTPYGVTHVSGVANDKPLSEDEMVLAKRLGKRLASLALKVKG from the coding sequence ATGGCCAGACCTTATGTGTTAGTCCTTTATTATTCACGCAGCGGCGCGACGGCGCAACTGGCGCAATACATTGCCCGAGGGATTGAAAGTGTTGACGGCATGGAGGCCCGCATCCGCACGGTTCCTCCTGTATCCACCACCTGCGAGGCCGTGGATAGCCCTATACCGGATAAAGGCGCGCCGTATGCGACGCTTGATGATTTAAAAAATTGCAACGGGTTAGCCTTGGGCAGTCCGACACGCTTTGGCAACATGGCTGCGCCACTGAAATATTTTCTTGATCAGACAACTCCCTTGTGGCTGGCGGGCGATCTGGTGGATAAACCCGCCTGTGTGTTTTCCTCCTCCGCGTCCATGCATGGCGGTCAGGAAACAACCCTGACCAGCATGATGATTCCGCTACTGCATCAGGGGATGGTTATTCTGGGACTGCCGTATACTGAACCTCAATTGAACACCACCCAATCCGGAGGTACGCCGTACGGTGTGACGCATGTTTCCGGCGTGGCCAATGACAAGCCCCTCAGTGAGGATGAAATGGTGCTGGCAAAACGCTTAGGCAAACGGCTGGCAAGCCTTGCACTGAAAGTGAAGGGATAA